TTCACTTGTGTTACCGTCTAAATAATTCTAGCTAATTTGATCTAATACGTCCAGTGTGTAGCTAAGTTCACTAAGGTTCAGACAAAGTGAATTGAAGAGCGAGGTTACGGAACGTAGATTATTTTGTTGGCCATACACCGGCAAAATTCTTTTGTATCAACCATTCTGTAGCAATAGGCTTCTTTTCAGACTGATTGATGATGATGGTTTTTATTCGACCTAGCTCTGCGCAAATTTTGACAGTAAAGTTACTGTCATAAAAATAATTTGAAAAGAAGTCTATCGTTATTCTATATCGACATGTCAGAATACATGATCTAACTAAAAATAAGCTAAGTCCCAGAACAGAGTTAGTATTACGTTTAAATTAAAGTTTTTTATATTTTTTGTGTATAGTCAATTGATTAGAACTTAGTGTGTTTGTTTAATCAAAGTTCAGCTATTATTTATAGGCTTTCTTCACGTTTAGCACCCAATTATACTGAATTGACTATAGCTATACGATAATTTTTATAATTTTATATATATTTTAAGGAGTTATTTATGCAAAATTTTGATGCGTTGGGATTGCCCCAGCCGCTTCTATACTCATTGGAGTGCATGAAATTTAATGTACCGACACCAATTCAGGCGGAAGCTATACCTCCAGCTTTAAAAGGTAGAGATATTTTGGGATCAGCCCAAACCGGCACTGGAAAGACTGCGGCTTTTGGCATACCTCTTGTAGCAAATCTCTTGGTAAATACACTTAGTTCAGCGCTAGTATTAGTACCTACTAGGGAACTTGCTGGACAAGTTATGGCTATGCTAGAACAATTGCTTGGCAAAGGAAGTTCAATTAAAACCAGCTTGTTAATAGGTGGAGACTCGATGTCTAAACAACTTCTGCAACTAAAAAGACGTCCTAGGTTGATAGTAGGTACCCCAGGTCGAGTCAATGATCACTTAACTCGAAATAGCCTGACGTTACATAATACTAGTTTTTTAGTACTAGATGAAAGTGATCGAATGCTTGATATGGGATTTGGTATACAACTAGACAAGATAGCTAAGTTTTTACCACTACAGCGTCAAACTTTGATGTTCTCTGCAACTTTACCAGCTAATATTGTTAAACTTTCAGAGAAGTATTTAAAGCAACCTGTGCGTGTATCAGTGGGTTCTACGATCATACCAGCTGCAAACATAACGCAAGAAGTCATAAATACTACTGAAACCGATAAATATCAACAATTGCTTAAACAATTGGATGCTCGGGAGGGGTCAATTTTAGTATTTGTAAAAACTAAACATGGAGCAGAAAAACT
The genomic region above belongs to Candidatus Trichorickettsia mobilis and contains:
- a CDS encoding DEAD/DEAH box helicase; the protein is MQNFDALGLPQPLLYSLECMKFNVPTPIQAEAIPPALKGRDILGSAQTGTGKTAAFGIPLVANLLVNTLSSALVLVPTRELAGQVMAMLEQLLGKGSSIKTSLLIGGDSMSKQLLQLKRRPRLIVGTPGRVNDHLTRNSLTLHNTSFLVLDESDRMLDMGFGIQLDKIAKFLPLQRQTLMFSATLPANIVKLSEKYLKQPVRVSVGSTIIPAANITQEVINTTETDKYQQLLKQLDAREGSILVFVKTKHGAEKLAIKLRGDQHSADAIHGDLRQNKRERVIHGFRTSKYRIMVATDIAARGLDIPHIAHVINYDLPQCPEDYIHRVGRTARAGAAGAAVNLITPQDGLKWKAIHRLMHPGEKMERSSISHLTEHKRPGFDRKPKHKHNTSAPRSSAPRSNTPRSSAPRSNTLRVDASRKYS